A genomic segment from Malus domestica chromosome 05, GDT2T_hap1 encodes:
- the LOC103448413 gene encoding glucose-1-phosphate adenylyltransferase large subunit 1-like isoform X2 produces the protein MDSCCVALKPNTHLGNASGFCNGDPGFLGESVRGSSNHRLWANQLRTDKRKVKPGAILAVLTSNDTEAVTLQMPMFRRRVDPKNVASIILGGGAGTQLFPLTKRSATPAVPVGGCYRLIDIPMSNCINSNINKIFVLTQFNSASLNRHIARTYFGNGINFGDRFVEVLAATQTQGEAGMNWFQGTADAVRQFTWVFEDAKNRDVENIVILSGDHLYRMDYMDFVQSHVDRNSDITISCTAVGGSRASDYGLVKIDSRGKVIQFAEKPRGADLKAMQADTTLLGLSPQDALKTPYVASMGVYVFKTEILLNLLRWRYPTSNDFGSEIIPAAVREHKVQAYMFRDYWEDIGTIKSFYDANLALTEEIPKFEFYDPKTPIFTSPRFLPPTKIDKCRIVDAIISHGCFLQECSVQHSIVGERSRLNYGVELKDAIMMGADNYQTESEIASLLADGEVPIGIGSNTKIRNCIIDKNAKIGKDVMIVNKEGVQEADRPEDGFYIREGITIILEKATIEDGMII, from the exons ATGGATTCTTGCTGtgtggctttgaaacccaatacCCATTTGGGAAACGCAAGTGGTTTCTGCAATGGTGATCCTGGGTTTTTGGGGGAGAGTGTTAGAGGGAGTTCTAATCACAGGCTTTGGGCCAATCAGTTGAGAACTGACAAGAGGAAGGTGAAACCTGGAGCTATTCTTGCTGTTCTTACATCAAACGACACCGAGGCTGTC ACTCTGCAAATGCCAATGTTTAGACGGAGAGTAGACCCGAAAAATGTAGCTTCAATTATATTAGGAGGCGGTGCAGGGACACAGCTCTTTCCTCTTACCAAAAGATCAGCGACACCCGCG GTCCCAGTTGGAGGATGCTACCGGCTTATAGACATTCCAATGAGCAATTGCATCAACAGCAATATAAACAAGATATTTGTACTGACGCAGTTTAATTCTGCTTCTCTCAATCGTCACATTGCTCGCACCTATTTTGGAAATGGTATCAACTTTGGAGATAGATTTGTAGAG GTGCTAGCAGCCACTCAAACGCAGGGGGAAGCAGGAATGAATTGGTTCCAAGGAACAGCAGATGCTGTGAGGCAATTTACATGGGTATTTGAG GATGCCAAGAACAGGGATGTTGAGAATATAGTGATTTTGTCTGGCGATCATCTTTACCGAATGGATTATATGGACTTTGTGCAG AGTCACGTTGATAGAAATTCCGATATTACAATTTCTTGTACAGCAGTGGGTGGCAG CCGCGCGTCTGATTATGGGTTGGTGAAGATCGATAGCAGAGGTAAAGTAATCCAGTTTGCTGAAAAACCAAGGGGAGCTGATCTAAAAGCAATG CAAGCAGATACCACGCTTCTGGGATTGTCACCACAAGATGCATTGAAAACCCCCTATGTTGCATCAATGGGAGTTTATGTATTTAAGACAGAAATTTTGCTAAATCTTCTGAGGTGGAGATATCCAACATCCAATGACTTTGGATCTGAAATCATTCCTGCAGCAGTGAGAGAGCACAAGGTCCAG GCATATATGTTCAGAGACTACTGGGAGGACATTGGAACTATAAAGTCTTTCTATGATGCTAACTTGGCCCTCACCGAAGAG ATTCCGAAGTTTGAGTTTTATGACCCAAAGACACCAATCTTTACCTCTCCTCGATTCTTACCACCAACAAAGATTGACAAGTGCCGG attgtGGATGCAATAATCTCACATGGATGTTTCTTGCAAGAATGTAGTGTCCAACATTCAATTGTGGGTGAACGTTCACGGTTGAATTATGGTGTCGAACTCAAG GATGCCATAATGATGGGTGCTGACAATTACCAAACGGAATCTGAAATCGCATCTCTGCTTGCAGACGGGGAGGTCCCAATTGGCATTGGAAGCAATACAAAGATTAG GAATTGCATAATCGATAAGAATGCAAAGATAGGGAAGGACGTTATGATCGTGAACAAAGAA GGGGTTCAAGAAGCAGACAGGCCAGAAGACGGATTTTACATTCGCGAGGGGATCACAATTATTCTGGAGAAGGCAACAATAGAAGACGGCATGATTATATAA
- the LOC103448413 gene encoding glucose-1-phosphate adenylyltransferase large subunit 1-like isoform X1 codes for MDSCCVALKPNTHLGNASGFCNGDPGFLGESVRGSSNHRLWANQLRTDKRKVKPGAILAVLTSNDTEAVSQTLQMPMFRRRVDPKNVASIILGGGAGTQLFPLTKRSATPAVPVGGCYRLIDIPMSNCINSNINKIFVLTQFNSASLNRHIARTYFGNGINFGDRFVEVLAATQTQGEAGMNWFQGTADAVRQFTWVFEDAKNRDVENIVILSGDHLYRMDYMDFVQSHVDRNSDITISCTAVGGSRASDYGLVKIDSRGKVIQFAEKPRGADLKAMQADTTLLGLSPQDALKTPYVASMGVYVFKTEILLNLLRWRYPTSNDFGSEIIPAAVREHKVQAYMFRDYWEDIGTIKSFYDANLALTEEIPKFEFYDPKTPIFTSPRFLPPTKIDKCRIVDAIISHGCFLQECSVQHSIVGERSRLNYGVELKDAIMMGADNYQTESEIASLLADGEVPIGIGSNTKIRNCIIDKNAKIGKDVMIVNKEGVQEADRPEDGFYIREGITIILEKATIEDGMII; via the exons ATGGATTCTTGCTGtgtggctttgaaacccaatacCCATTTGGGAAACGCAAGTGGTTTCTGCAATGGTGATCCTGGGTTTTTGGGGGAGAGTGTTAGAGGGAGTTCTAATCACAGGCTTTGGGCCAATCAGTTGAGAACTGACAAGAGGAAGGTGAAACCTGGAGCTATTCTTGCTGTTCTTACATCAAACGACACCGAGGCTGTC TCTCAGACTCTGCAAATGCCAATGTTTAGACGGAGAGTAGACCCGAAAAATGTAGCTTCAATTATATTAGGAGGCGGTGCAGGGACACAGCTCTTTCCTCTTACCAAAAGATCAGCGACACCCGCG GTCCCAGTTGGAGGATGCTACCGGCTTATAGACATTCCAATGAGCAATTGCATCAACAGCAATATAAACAAGATATTTGTACTGACGCAGTTTAATTCTGCTTCTCTCAATCGTCACATTGCTCGCACCTATTTTGGAAATGGTATCAACTTTGGAGATAGATTTGTAGAG GTGCTAGCAGCCACTCAAACGCAGGGGGAAGCAGGAATGAATTGGTTCCAAGGAACAGCAGATGCTGTGAGGCAATTTACATGGGTATTTGAG GATGCCAAGAACAGGGATGTTGAGAATATAGTGATTTTGTCTGGCGATCATCTTTACCGAATGGATTATATGGACTTTGTGCAG AGTCACGTTGATAGAAATTCCGATATTACAATTTCTTGTACAGCAGTGGGTGGCAG CCGCGCGTCTGATTATGGGTTGGTGAAGATCGATAGCAGAGGTAAAGTAATCCAGTTTGCTGAAAAACCAAGGGGAGCTGATCTAAAAGCAATG CAAGCAGATACCACGCTTCTGGGATTGTCACCACAAGATGCATTGAAAACCCCCTATGTTGCATCAATGGGAGTTTATGTATTTAAGACAGAAATTTTGCTAAATCTTCTGAGGTGGAGATATCCAACATCCAATGACTTTGGATCTGAAATCATTCCTGCAGCAGTGAGAGAGCACAAGGTCCAG GCATATATGTTCAGAGACTACTGGGAGGACATTGGAACTATAAAGTCTTTCTATGATGCTAACTTGGCCCTCACCGAAGAG ATTCCGAAGTTTGAGTTTTATGACCCAAAGACACCAATCTTTACCTCTCCTCGATTCTTACCACCAACAAAGATTGACAAGTGCCGG attgtGGATGCAATAATCTCACATGGATGTTTCTTGCAAGAATGTAGTGTCCAACATTCAATTGTGGGTGAACGTTCACGGTTGAATTATGGTGTCGAACTCAAG GATGCCATAATGATGGGTGCTGACAATTACCAAACGGAATCTGAAATCGCATCTCTGCTTGCAGACGGGGAGGTCCCAATTGGCATTGGAAGCAATACAAAGATTAG GAATTGCATAATCGATAAGAATGCAAAGATAGGGAAGGACGTTATGATCGTGAACAAAGAA GGGGTTCAAGAAGCAGACAGGCCAGAAGACGGATTTTACATTCGCGAGGGGATCACAATTATTCTGGAGAAGGCAACAATAGAAGACGGCATGATTATATAA